A genome region from Catenulispora sp. EB89 includes the following:
- the lnt gene encoding apolipoprotein N-acyltransferase → MANVDEAGARRRRWLRRPGRPSAEAVRLAALALFAGAALNLAFAPVGWWPVAPLAVAAFSAMVSGRTGRRGMLIGFWFGTGFCWVMFQWLRVFGPGAQEAVGVIESLYFIPFGWGMARVSVMRFAPLWQACLWVTEEFGRSRWPFGGFSWGRLAFSQPDSPFTPLAAVGGAPLVTFLVALSGTLLWRAVVILRRDRQAAAIRWAALMVVGALAIPAAGFAVPLQSPDTGTPVRIALIQGNVPRVGFGRDQQEAAVLDNHVKETEVLAADIRSGKAVKPDLVVWPENGSDMDPYSDPGVAAEIQQAVDDVGVPVLVGAVINANAAGTNVLNRLIVWTPDPGGGMGATYDKTHLVPFGEYLPFRGILTKMITRFNMIPRDFVPGHGKGVLTLGGVTVAAVICFEVAYDDVVRNAVNGGGQVLLVPSNNASYMGTGQTYQQLAIARFRAVEHGRWTMEAATSGVSAVIDPHGRILAQTGEYQARYLDMQVRRNTSITLADRVGAWPEYVFALLGLLAAIGLGGAATTLRRTRALIPAFRTPADTLPGTPDGEGAPSGPASDADLQTAVKGRAR, encoded by the coding sequence GTGGCGAACGTGGATGAGGCCGGTGCCCGCCGGCGGCGGTGGTTGCGGCGGCCCGGCCGGCCGAGCGCCGAGGCGGTGCGCCTGGCGGCGCTGGCGCTGTTCGCCGGGGCCGCGCTGAACCTGGCCTTCGCTCCGGTCGGCTGGTGGCCGGTCGCCCCGCTGGCGGTGGCCGCGTTCTCGGCGATGGTGTCCGGGCGTACCGGCCGGCGCGGGATGCTCATCGGCTTCTGGTTCGGGACCGGCTTCTGCTGGGTGATGTTCCAGTGGCTGCGGGTCTTCGGCCCCGGCGCGCAGGAAGCCGTCGGCGTCATCGAGTCGCTCTACTTCATCCCGTTCGGGTGGGGCATGGCGCGGGTGTCGGTGATGCGCTTCGCGCCGCTGTGGCAGGCCTGCCTGTGGGTCACCGAGGAGTTCGGCCGCTCGCGCTGGCCCTTCGGCGGCTTCTCCTGGGGCCGGCTGGCGTTCTCCCAGCCGGACTCGCCGTTCACCCCGCTCGCGGCGGTCGGCGGGGCGCCGCTGGTGACCTTCCTGGTGGCGCTGTCCGGCACGCTGCTGTGGCGCGCCGTGGTGATCCTGCGCCGGGACCGGCAGGCCGCCGCGATCAGATGGGCCGCGCTGATGGTCGTCGGGGCCCTGGCGATCCCCGCCGCGGGCTTCGCGGTGCCGTTGCAGTCCCCGGACACCGGGACGCCGGTGCGCATCGCGCTGATCCAGGGCAACGTGCCGCGCGTCGGCTTCGGCCGCGACCAGCAGGAGGCCGCGGTCCTGGACAACCACGTCAAGGAGACCGAGGTCCTGGCCGCCGACATCCGCTCGGGCAAGGCCGTGAAGCCGGACCTGGTGGTCTGGCCGGAGAACGGCTCGGACATGGACCCCTACTCCGACCCCGGCGTGGCCGCCGAGATCCAGCAGGCGGTCGACGACGTCGGGGTCCCGGTGCTGGTCGGCGCGGTGATCAACGCCAACGCCGCGGGCACCAACGTGCTGAACCGGCTGATCGTCTGGACCCCGGACCCCGGCGGCGGCATGGGTGCCACCTACGACAAGACGCACCTGGTGCCCTTCGGCGAGTACCTGCCCTTCCGCGGCATCCTGACCAAGATGATCACGCGGTTCAACATGATCCCGCGCGACTTCGTGCCCGGCCACGGCAAGGGCGTGCTGACCCTCGGCGGGGTCACCGTGGCCGCCGTGATCTGCTTCGAGGTCGCCTACGACGACGTGGTCCGCAACGCCGTCAACGGCGGCGGCCAGGTCCTGCTGGTCCCCAGCAACAACGCCTCCTACATGGGCACCGGCCAGACCTACCAGCAGCTGGCGATCGCCCGCTTCCGCGCCGTCGAGCACGGCCGCTGGACCATGGAGGCCGCCACCTCCGGCGTCTCGGCGGTCATCGACCCGCACGGCAGGATCCTGGCCCAGACCGGCGAGTACCAGGCCCGCTACCTGGACATGCAGGTCCGCCGCAACACCTCGATCACCCTGGCCGACCGGGTCGGCGCCTGGCCGGAGTACGTGTTCGCGCTGCTCGGGCTGCTCGCCGCGATCGGACTCGGCGGCGCCGCCACGACACTCCGGCGTACTCGTGCCCTGATTCCGGCTTTCAGAACTCCAGCCGATACCCTGCCCGGTACCCCGGACGGCGAGGGGGCCCCGAGCGGACCCGCCAGCGACGCCGACCTCCAGACCGCTGTGAAAGGCCGAGCACGTTGA